In Leptolyngbya sp. SIO1E4, one DNA window encodes the following:
- a CDS encoding phycobiliprotein lyase, with protein MPYSTDTARILAEPLVTEFFRKCEGDWRSERRYYTLASGDVQEVVSYLNIRFLAAGTPELLQLAELHDLSSAQPLVCGTQVTWESNYLKTGKKPVNGSTLFGVRGAVLYRDRGFATSKPVTADFSFSDPRTMILKTAYNGSSFEEEIKLVGDRTRTRQTIISRAGEEIMIGQYLEQRA; from the coding sequence ATGCCTTATTCCACTGATACCGCCCGTATTCTGGCTGAGCCACTTGTAACCGAATTCTTTCGAAAGTGTGAGGGCGACTGGCGCTCTGAACGGCGATACTACACGTTGGCAAGTGGGGATGTTCAGGAAGTTGTGAGCTACCTCAATATTCGCTTCTTGGCTGCGGGTACGCCTGAGTTACTGCAGCTGGCAGAGTTACACGACTTGTCGTCAGCTCAGCCTTTGGTCTGTGGCACCCAGGTCACTTGGGAAAGCAACTATTTGAAAACCGGCAAGAAGCCGGTCAATGGTTCTACGCTGTTTGGGGTCCGAGGCGCTGTTCTATATCGCGATCGCGGTTTCGCCACGTCTAAGCCTGTAACCGCTGACTTTTCATTTAGCGACCCCAGAACGATGATTTTAAAGACGGCTTACAACGGGTCTAGCTTCGAGGAAGAGATTAAACTCGTGGGCGATCGCACCCGTACCCGACAGACGATTATCTCCCGCGCGGGCGAAGAGATCATGATCGGCCAATATCTGGAACAGCGTGCCTGA
- a CDS encoding amidohydrolase: protein MISTVFPASTSQLTGVRLQIRALQPQLTVWRRQIHQRPELGFQEQLTSALISRKLSEWGIKHQQGIAKTGIVAEIAGHRPGPVLAIRADMDALPIQEMNEVDYRSQHPGVMHACGHDGHVTIALGTAYYLSQHSDSFSGTVKIIFQPAEEGPGGAKPMIEEGVLEAPDVDAIIGLHLWNNLPVGTVGVRTGPLMAATEFFHCTIHGRGGHGAIPHQTADSIVIASQIVNALQAIVSRNIDPLKSAVVTIGELHAGSAVNVIADEARMGGTIRYFDDAYDGFFEQRLHQIIGGICQSHGVNYTLDYHALYPPVINDPDVTELVRSVALSVVDTPAGVVPDCQTMGGEDMSFFLKAVPGCYFFLGSANAAKGLTYPHHHPRFNFDESVLSTGVEMFVRCVESFCRS, encoded by the coding sequence ATGATTTCAACAGTTTTTCCAGCTTCTACCTCCCAACTGACAGGGGTTCGACTGCAAATACGAGCCCTACAGCCTCAGCTCACAGTTTGGCGGCGTCAGATTCATCAGCGACCAGAGCTGGGGTTTCAAGAACAGCTAACCTCAGCTTTGATTAGCCGAAAACTTTCTGAGTGGGGAATTAAGCATCAGCAGGGCATTGCAAAAACTGGCATCGTGGCCGAGATCGCTGGCCACAGGCCAGGGCCAGTGTTAGCTATCCGGGCAGATATGGATGCACTGCCCATTCAGGAAATGAACGAGGTCGATTATCGCTCACAGCATCCTGGTGTGATGCATGCGTGTGGCCATGATGGTCATGTCACGATCGCCCTGGGAACGGCCTATTATCTTTCTCAACACAGCGACAGTTTCAGCGGCACCGTCAAAATCATCTTTCAGCCTGCTGAGGAAGGACCAGGGGGTGCCAAACCCATGATTGAAGAGGGGGTTCTTGAAGCCCCAGATGTTGATGCCATTATCGGGTTACATCTCTGGAATAATTTGCCAGTGGGGACGGTCGGAGTGCGAACGGGACCCTTAATGGCCGCTACTGAGTTTTTCCACTGCACCATTCATGGGCGAGGGGGGCATGGCGCCATCCCGCATCAAACGGCAGACTCTATTGTGATCGCATCACAGATTGTAAATGCGCTGCAGGCTATCGTATCTCGAAATATTGATCCCCTCAAATCTGCAGTCGTCACCATAGGAGAACTCCATGCGGGTTCGGCCGTCAACGTTATTGCGGATGAAGCTCGCATGGGGGGCACGATTCGCTACTTTGATGACGCCTATGATGGGTTCTTTGAGCAGCGCTTACATCAAATTATTGGTGGCATTTGTCAAAGCCATGGAGTCAATTACACGCTGGACTACCATGCGCTGTATCCTCCAGTGATTAATGATCCAGATGTGACAGAGCTCGTCAGGTCTGTTGCCTTATCAGTCGTGGATACTCCTGCAGGGGTGGTTCCTGATTGCCAAACGATGGGCGGCGAAGACATGTCCTTTTTCTTAAAAGCTGTGCCCGGCTGTTACTTTTTCCTTGGCTCCGCGAATGCGGCGAAAGGCCTGACTTATCCTCATCATCATCCCCGTTTCAACTTTGATGAATCGGTGTTATCCACGGGGGTAGAAATGTTCGTGCGCTGTGTCGAGTCTTTTTGTCGGAGTTAA
- a CDS encoding DUF3318 domain-containing protein, which translates to MPASGRMKIRILIDDRQSTVIQAPFPRPWNRSYPITINWSLWQELSVSQRDLLFLHYVCWLTSVQLLKPQLYQGVAAVGVIGAVFELFQADAVGVLAAGGLTAIAATQVWRQNTGTQAKLDADEMTIRIAQRRGYSERDAARHLLEALEAVPQIEGRGGMSYAELLRAQSLRTVLGTASTPPPARIRTQ; encoded by the coding sequence ATGCCAGCCTCCGGGCGGATGAAAATCCGGATTTTGATAGACGATCGCCAATCAACGGTCATTCAAGCACCATTCCCCCGTCCTTGGAATCGTAGCTATCCCATCACGATTAACTGGTCTCTCTGGCAAGAGCTTTCTGTCTCTCAGCGAGACTTGCTCTTTCTCCACTACGTTTGCTGGTTGACCTCTGTACAATTGCTGAAGCCTCAGCTGTATCAAGGTGTTGCTGCAGTCGGCGTGATCGGAGCCGTATTTGAGCTGTTTCAAGCAGATGCGGTCGGTGTTTTAGCCGCCGGAGGGTTGACGGCGATCGCGGCCACTCAAGTCTGGCGCCAAAATACAGGCACGCAAGCTAAACTCGACGCTGATGAAATGACGATACGAATCGCTCAGCGCCGGGGGTATTCTGAACGAGACGCGGCTCGCCATTTGCTGGAGGCCCTGGAAGCAGTACCGCAGATCGAAGGTCGGGGGGGCATGAGCTATGCCGAACTGCTGCGAGCACAGAGTTTACGCACTGTGTTAGGAACCGCCAGCACCCCTCCACCGGCTCGGATACGCACTCAATAA
- a CDS encoding S41 family peptidase produces MIHDLPESSDFLLDETQRDVLLEAVIETLNQYVFPDVATQLQQDIQQRCQDHGYQDITGSEQLAHVLTGQLQALSGDRQLTVHFSPQPLPELSPNQMPSPESMAAEKHRSSLRNFDINRVERLKGNVGYLELYGFEPPDFSGDVLAAAMTFVAQTQALIIDLRHNRGGSPAMVALLCSYLLPVHPPVHLNDVYWRPDDTTRQWWTVAHLPAPRYGHKPVYVLTSQDTFSAAEEFAYNLQVLKRATIIGEHTPGGANPGQGYRLSDHFWMFMPTGRAINPVTGSNWAKTGVIPDVKVPSELSLLTAHVMALNHLLETEPDGPHFRELQRSMLLVERALNTRRSDLISQLKQPPMGNQ; encoded by the coding sequence ATGATCCACGATCTTCCCGAGTCTTCAGATTTCTTGTTGGATGAGACCCAGCGAGATGTTCTCTTAGAGGCCGTCATCGAAACCCTTAACCAATATGTTTTTCCAGACGTCGCAACTCAGCTACAGCAGGATATTCAGCAACGTTGCCAAGATCATGGCTATCAAGACATTACCGGGAGTGAACAGCTGGCCCATGTTTTGACGGGCCAACTGCAAGCGCTGTCAGGCGATCGCCAGTTAACCGTTCATTTCAGCCCTCAACCCCTGCCTGAACTCTCCCCCAATCAGATGCCGAGCCCAGAAAGCATGGCTGCGGAAAAACATCGCAGCAGCCTGCGCAATTTCGATATCAACCGAGTCGAACGGCTGAAGGGCAATGTGGGCTATTTAGAGCTGTATGGATTTGAACCCCCTGACTTTTCAGGGGATGTCTTAGCCGCTGCGATGACCTTTGTCGCTCAGACCCAAGCCTTGATCATCGATTTGCGCCATAATCGCGGCGGTTCGCCCGCCATGGTGGCATTGCTGTGCAGCTACCTGTTACCCGTACATCCCCCAGTGCATCTGAATGATGTCTATTGGCGGCCTGATGACACGACGCGTCAATGGTGGACAGTCGCTCACTTGCCAGCCCCTCGCTATGGGCACAAGCCGGTTTATGTGTTGACCAGTCAGGACACTTTCTCAGCTGCCGAAGAGTTTGCCTACAACTTGCAGGTCCTAAAACGAGCCACCATTATCGGAGAGCATACCCCCGGTGGTGCCAATCCGGGGCAGGGCTATCGTTTAAGCGATCATTTTTGGATGTTTATGCCCACAGGTCGAGCGATTAACCCCGTCACGGGGAGTAATTGGGCTAAGACTGGCGTGATTCCCGATGTTAAAGTGCCGTCAGAACTTTCGCTGCTCACAGCTCACGTGATGGCCTTAAACCACCTGTTAGAGACTGAGCCAGACGGCCCTCATTTCCGTGAACTACAGCGCTCAATGCTGTTAGTTGAGCGAGCGTTAAACACCCGAC